One Solanum lycopersicum chromosome 2, SLM_r2.1 genomic region harbors:
- the LOC101253244 gene encoding autophagy-related protein 101 isoform X4 — translation MNCEVFKLKELDVEQFEIQDVLQCILHSIMFHRALGLIYPKNVDSELFEITYMQCSDFVIERKVDEKITQFIDKVKKHPNQKHQICVSFYESKNKQTSWFTKNVERCYWEHWYINLSVAHNPKADSGKSHHSKVVNLEEGAPNEREVRHSGLESSLREVLLQIINFVNEKKDHIPSIENLEGTSFPFEITISRFCFWDGTAQENAPAWQSTMLG, via the exons ATGAACTGTGAAGTTTTCAAGCTGAAAGAACTT GATGTGGAGCAATTTGAGATACAAGATGTTCTCCAAT GCATTCTTCATTCAATCATGTTTCACAGAGCATTAGGTCTGATATATCCAAAGAATGTGGATTCGGAACTCTTTGAGATAACATAT ATGCAGTGTAGTGATTTTGTAATTGAGAGGAAAGTTGATGAGAAGATTACCCAATTTATCGATAAGGTGAAGAAGCACCCCAACCAGAAACACCAG ATCTGTGTATCCTTCTATGAATCCAAAAACAAACAGACCTCATGGTTCACAAAGAACGTTGAACGTTGCTACTGGGAACACTGGTACATAAATTTGAGCGTGGCTCATAATCCGAAAGCAGATTCTGGCAAGTCTCACCACTCCAAAGTTGTTAACCTAGAAG AGGGTGCACCTAATGAGAGGGAGGTTCGGCACTCAGGACTGGAATCATCTCTTCGTGAAGTTCTTCTTCAGATAATCAACTTTGTGAACGAGAAAAAGGACCATATTCCCTCGATAGAAAATCTTGAGGGTACCTCATTTCCCTTTGAGATCACCATCTCAAG ATTCTGCTTTTGGGATGGAACTGCTCAAGAGAATGCTCCCGCATGGCAATCGACCATGCTCGGCTGA
- the LOC101253244 gene encoding autophagy-related protein 101 isoform X2 codes for MNCEVFKLKELDVEQFEIQDVLQCILHSIMFHRALGLIYPKNVDSELFEITYMQCSDFVIERKVDEKITQFIDKVKKHPNQKHQICVSFYESKNKQTSWFTKNVERCYWEHWYINLSVAHNPKADSGKSHHSKVVNLEEGAPNEREVRHSGLESSLREVLLQIINFVNEKKDHIPSIENLEGTSFPFEITISSLSDSAFGMELLKRMLPHGNRPCSADFQFLKGSDFV; via the exons ATGAACTGTGAAGTTTTCAAGCTGAAAGAACTT GATGTGGAGCAATTTGAGATACAAGATGTTCTCCAAT GCATTCTTCATTCAATCATGTTTCACAGAGCATTAGGTCTGATATATCCAAAGAATGTGGATTCGGAACTCTTTGAGATAACATAT ATGCAGTGTAGTGATTTTGTAATTGAGAGGAAAGTTGATGAGAAGATTACCCAATTTATCGATAAGGTGAAGAAGCACCCCAACCAGAAACACCAG ATCTGTGTATCCTTCTATGAATCCAAAAACAAACAGACCTCATGGTTCACAAAGAACGTTGAACGTTGCTACTGGGAACACTGGTACATAAATTTGAGCGTGGCTCATAATCCGAAAGCAGATTCTGGCAAGTCTCACCACTCCAAAGTTGTTAACCTAGAAG AGGGTGCACCTAATGAGAGGGAGGTTCGGCACTCAGGACTGGAATCATCTCTTCGTGAAGTTCTTCTTCAGATAATCAACTTTGTGAACGAGAAAAAGGACCATATTCCCTCGATAGAAAATCTTGAGGGTACCTCATTTCCCTTTGAGATCACCATCTCAAG tttatcaGATTCTGCTTTTGGGATGGAACTGCTCAAGAGAATGCTCCCGCATGGCAATCGACCATGCTCGGCTGACTTTCAGTTTCTAAAGGGATCTGATTTTGTTTAA
- the LOC101253244 gene encoding autophagy-related protein 101 isoform X1 codes for MWSNLRYKMFSNDTLCSFILKNRKVKMAAGILHSIMFHRALGLIYPKNVDSELFEITYMQCSDFVIERKVDEKITQFIDKVKKHPNQKHQICVSFYESKNKQTSWFTKNVERCYWEHWYINLSVAHNPKADSGKSHHSKVVNLEEGAPNEREVRHSGLESSLREVLLQIINFVNEKKDHIPSIENLEGTSFPFEITISSLSDSAFGMELLKRMLPHGNRPCSADFQFLKGSDFV; via the exons ATGTGGAGCAATTTGAGATACAAGATGTTCTCCAAT GATACCTTGTGTAGCTTTATCCTAAAAAATAGAAAGGTCAAAATGGCTGCAGGCATTCTTCATTCAATCATGTTTCACAGAGCATTAGGTCTGATATATCCAAAGAATGTGGATTCGGAACTCTTTGAGATAACATAT ATGCAGTGTAGTGATTTTGTAATTGAGAGGAAAGTTGATGAGAAGATTACCCAATTTATCGATAAGGTGAAGAAGCACCCCAACCAGAAACACCAG ATCTGTGTATCCTTCTATGAATCCAAAAACAAACAGACCTCATGGTTCACAAAGAACGTTGAACGTTGCTACTGGGAACACTGGTACATAAATTTGAGCGTGGCTCATAATCCGAAAGCAGATTCTGGCAAGTCTCACCACTCCAAAGTTGTTAACCTAGAAG AGGGTGCACCTAATGAGAGGGAGGTTCGGCACTCAGGACTGGAATCATCTCTTCGTGAAGTTCTTCTTCAGATAATCAACTTTGTGAACGAGAAAAAGGACCATATTCCCTCGATAGAAAATCTTGAGGGTACCTCATTTCCCTTTGAGATCACCATCTCAAG tttatcaGATTCTGCTTTTGGGATGGAACTGCTCAAGAGAATGCTCCCGCATGGCAATCGACCATGCTCGGCTGACTTTCAGTTTCTAAAGGGATCTGATTTTGTTTAA
- the LOC101253244 gene encoding autophagy-related protein 101 isoform X3, translating into MWSNLRYKMFSNDTLCSFILKNRKVKMAAGILHSIMFHRALGLIYPKNVDSELFEITYMQCSDFVIERKVDEKITQFIDKVKKHPNQKHQICVSFYESKNKQTSWFTKNVERCYWEHWYINLSVAHNPKADSGKSHHSKVVNLEEGAPNEREVRHSGLESSLREVLLQIINFVNEKKDHIPSIENLEGTSFPFEITISRFCFWDGTAQENAPAWQSTMLG; encoded by the exons ATGTGGAGCAATTTGAGATACAAGATGTTCTCCAAT GATACCTTGTGTAGCTTTATCCTAAAAAATAGAAAGGTCAAAATGGCTGCAGGCATTCTTCATTCAATCATGTTTCACAGAGCATTAGGTCTGATATATCCAAAGAATGTGGATTCGGAACTCTTTGAGATAACATAT ATGCAGTGTAGTGATTTTGTAATTGAGAGGAAAGTTGATGAGAAGATTACCCAATTTATCGATAAGGTGAAGAAGCACCCCAACCAGAAACACCAG ATCTGTGTATCCTTCTATGAATCCAAAAACAAACAGACCTCATGGTTCACAAAGAACGTTGAACGTTGCTACTGGGAACACTGGTACATAAATTTGAGCGTGGCTCATAATCCGAAAGCAGATTCTGGCAAGTCTCACCACTCCAAAGTTGTTAACCTAGAAG AGGGTGCACCTAATGAGAGGGAGGTTCGGCACTCAGGACTGGAATCATCTCTTCGTGAAGTTCTTCTTCAGATAATCAACTTTGTGAACGAGAAAAAGGACCATATTCCCTCGATAGAAAATCTTGAGGGTACCTCATTTCCCTTTGAGATCACCATCTCAAG ATTCTGCTTTTGGGATGGAACTGCTCAAGAGAATGCTCCCGCATGGCAATCGACCATGCTCGGCTGA